The sequence GAATTAACAGGAGGAACGGCTGTTGATGGTTTTAAGTCTTCTGTTCCCGAAGAGGAGATTGCATGTGTGGTTATAGATTGTGGCGGAACAGCCCGCTGTGGGGTTTATCCTAAAAAGAGGATACCAACCATAAATCTCACTCCTGTTGGTCAAGCAGGGCCATTAGCTAAATTTATTACTGAAGATATATATGTGTCAGGGGTTAAAGAGAAAAATATATCTCTGGTTGATGAAGGTGCGGAGGATATCCGTATTACTCGTCGAGAACATACAGATAATGAAGGTAATGGCACCCGGAACCAACAAGACTCCGGGAAAAAGAACGGCAATATCCTTGAACGTATCGGGAGGGGAGCAGGGGCTGTAGTAGGGATATTCTTCCAGGCAGGGAGAGAAACTATAGATCAGATTATAAAAAACATATTGCCTTTTATGGCCTTTGTCGCCACCCTTATAGGCATTATTTTAAAATCAGGTGTTGGAGACTTTATTGCTAATACGATAGCCCCATATGCCGGGACATTCCCGGGGTTGCTGATAATCTCTATCATATGTGCAATACCGGTATTATCACCCCTTCTGGGTCCGGGAGCAGTTATTGCTCAGGTGGTAGGGGTTCTCGTCGGTGTTGAGATAGGGAGAGGCAATATCCCGCCTCAATTTGCTTTACCTGCTCTATTTGCTATAAATCCTCAGGTTGGATGCGATTTTATCCCTGTAGGTTTAGGGTTGGGTGAAGCAAAGCCGGAAACGGTTGAAATAGGTGTACCGGCCATATTAATCTCACGGCTTATCACAGGACCAATTTCCGTAATTATAGCTTATTTGTTCAGTTTCGGTTTATATGTCTAAACCAACAAATTAAAACAAATTAAAACAAAATTCGATGGCGCCATATTCTGGCGCCATCGAAAATTAGAAATTATGATGGAGGAGAAACGAATGAGCATATACAGAGTAACGGTGACTGGGATTGGTGCTATGGCAGGGGAATTTATGGCCCAGGGGATGATAGTATTGTTTGATGAAAATGCACCACCCGAACTGGCCGAAATATCAATACTGCATTCAAAGGGCACTGTAGAGGGCAGTATTAGACCGGGGCATTTTTTTTCAATCAATGATTCCGTTTACAGGGTAACGGCGGTAGGCTACAAGGTTGGGGAAAATTTATCGAAACTGGGTCATATTACTGTTAAATTTGACGGCAAAACATCACCGGAACTCCCCGGAGACCTGCATGTAGAAGCGAAAGATGTGCCCGCTATAAATCCAGGTGATGTTATTGAAATTAAAGAATAAAATTTATAAAAGGGGATGAGTCTAATAATGAATCTGAATGAAAAACTGCACAGTTTGGATGAACAGGGCAAACCCATAAAAATAGGGCTTGTAGGTGCCGGCCAGATGGGGAAAGGGATGGTGAGCCAGATTTCCCGCATGAAAGGGATATACACTGCCGCAATTGCAGATATAAATGGCGAGAGGGCTGTTGATGCATATGTTGCTTCAGGGATACCGTCATCAGAAATAATAAAGGCTTCTAATTTAATCCAAATAGATGATGCGATAAAATCTGGGAAACCGGTAGTTACGGAAGATGCAAGCTTAATAGCAAATGCCGAACTGGTTGATGTAGTTATAGATGCTACGGGTATCCCTGAAGCAGGGGCGGCTTTAGCACTGCAGTCAATAACTAATAAGAAGCATATCGTAATGTTAAGCGTAGAAACTGATATTACCATAGGGCCCATTCTAAAAAAACTGGCCGATAGTGCCGGAATAGTATATACGGGTTCTGCAGGGGATGAACCGGGAGCCATAAAAGAATTGTATGATTTTGCCGATGCCCTAGGATTTGAAATAATAGTTGCCGGAAAAGGCAAAAACAATCCTCTTGACAGAGAAGCTACACCCGAAACCTTATCGGAACAGGCCAAAAAGAACAACATGAATCCCAAGATGCTGACCTGTTTTGTTGATGGAACAAAGACCATGGTGGAAATGACAGCTGTTGCCAATGCAGTAGGTTTTATACCCGACTGCAGGGGTATGCACGGACCGAAGGCTGAAGTTGATGAACTGCCGAAGATATTCAGTTTGAAAGAACAGGGTGGAATTCTTAACAGAAAAGGTGTGGTAGACTTTGCAAATGGTGTGGCACCGGGAGTGTTCGTAGTTGTAACTACCGACCTGGAAACCATCCATGAGGAACTAAGGTACTTGAAAATGGGGGATGGGCCTAATTATGTTTTTTACAGACCATATCACCTTTGCAGTATTGAAACCCCATTATCGGCAGTTAGGGCATATATTTATAATGAACCCACTATCGTACCTTTAGGAAGACCAAAAGCTGAAACGGTTGCCGTGGCGAAAAGGGATTTAAGAGCCGGAGAATATCTTGACGGCATAGGGGGATTCACGGTTTATGGGATAATTGAAGAATATGAAGTGGCGAAAACCAGCGGTTTTCTGCCAATAGGTCTGGTTAATGATAAAACCAGAGTAAAAACAGATATAAAAAAGGGAGAGATAATTACCTATAACATGGTGGAAATCGATAATGAATCACCCGTAGTCCAGCTGAGAAAACTGCAGGAAAAAATAGTGGGTTAATTTGTGGCATATTTTGTAACGAGAAAGGTGTAAGAATATTGGGAGAAATAATGCCTGGTTCTGGCACCTTTCTTGCATTTAATTAGGATAAAAATTAATGGGAGGAATTGTACCATGATTTCCAGAGACAAGATGTTATGGATGCTGCGGAAGATGTTAGAAATAAGGAGATTTGAGGAAAAGGTAGATGAGTTATTTAAGGCCAATTTAATGTGGGGAACATGCCATCTGTATATCGGCGAAGAAGCTACTGCTGTTGGCGCATGTGCTGCTATTGAAGAAAAAGACTATATAACAAGCACCCATCGCGGACACGGCCATTGTATTGCAAAAGGCGGGGATTTAAATAAAATGATGGCTGAGCTCCTCGGAAAGGAAACGGGTTACTGCCGGGGAAGGGGTGGTTCTATGCATATTGCAGATGTGGAATCGGGTAATCTAGGGGCCAACGGTGTAGTGGGGGG is a genomic window of Koleobacter methoxysyntrophicus containing:
- a CDS encoding PTS glucitol/sorbitol transporter subunit IIA, with amino-acid sequence MSIYRVTVTGIGAMAGEFMAQGMIVLFDENAPPELAEISILHSKGTVEGSIRPGHFFSINDSVYRVTAVGYKVGENLSKLGHITVKFDGKTSPELPGDLHVEAKDVPAINPGDVIEIKE
- a CDS encoding SAF domain-containing protein, with product MMNLNEKLHSLDEQGKPIKIGLVGAGQMGKGMVSQISRMKGIYTAAIADINGERAVDAYVASGIPSSEIIKASNLIQIDDAIKSGKPVVTEDASLIANAELVDVVIDATGIPEAGAALALQSITNKKHIVMLSVETDITIGPILKKLADSAGIVYTGSAGDEPGAIKELYDFADALGFEIIVAGKGKNNPLDREATPETLSEQAKKNNMNPKMLTCFVDGTKTMVEMTAVANAVGFIPDCRGMHGPKAEVDELPKIFSLKEQGGILNRKGVVDFANGVAPGVFVVVTTDLETIHEELRYLKMGDGPNYVFYRPYHLCSIETPLSAVRAYIYNEPTIVPLGRPKAETVAVAKRDLRAGEYLDGIGGFTVYGIIEEYEVAKTSGFLPIGLVNDKTRVKTDIKKGEIITYNMVEIDNESPVVQLRKLQEKIVG